In Pseudomonas putida, a genomic segment contains:
- a CDS encoding DUF3309 family protein, protein MTTILIIILILLLIGGLPVFPHSRSWGYGPSGIVGVVLVILLVLLLLGMI, encoded by the coding sequence ATGACCACGATCCTCATCATCATCCTGATCCTGCTGTTGATTGGTGGCTTACCGGTCTTCCCGCACTCGCGCAGTTGGGGCTACGGCCCTTCAGGTATCGTCGGCGTGGTGCTGGTGATCCTGCTGGTGCTGTTGTTACTCGGCATGATATGA
- a CDS encoding SDR family oxidoreductase, with the protein MQNRIMITGAGSGLGREIALRWAREGWRLALADVNEDGLGETLEQVRAAGGDGFIQRCDVRDYSQLTALAQACEAKFGGIDIIVNNAGVASGGFFAELSLEDWDWQLAVNLMGVVKGCKAFLPLLERSKGRIVNIASMAALMQGPGMSNYNVAKAGVLALSESLLVELRQLEVAVHVVCPSFFQTNLLDSFRGPNPAMKAQVGKLLQGSPISAEQIADYIHQQVAAGEFLILPHEAGRDAWQLKRQAPERLYDEMAEMAMKMRGKAQTR; encoded by the coding sequence ATGCAAAACCGCATCATGATCACCGGCGCCGGTTCCGGCCTCGGCCGCGAGATCGCCCTGCGCTGGGCGCGCGAGGGCTGGCGTCTGGCATTGGCCGACGTCAACGAGGACGGCCTCGGTGAGACCTTGGAGCAGGTTCGCGCCGCCGGTGGCGATGGTTTCATCCAGCGCTGCGACGTGCGCGACTACAGCCAGCTCACTGCACTGGCCCAGGCCTGCGAGGCGAAGTTCGGTGGCATCGATATCATCGTCAACAATGCCGGTGTCGCCTCGGGCGGCTTCTTTGCCGAGCTGTCGCTGGAGGACTGGGACTGGCAGCTCGCGGTCAACCTGATGGGCGTGGTCAAGGGCTGCAAGGCGTTCCTGCCGTTGCTCGAGCGCAGCAAGGGGCGCATCGTCAATATCGCCTCCATGGCCGCGCTAATGCAGGGGCCGGGCATGAGCAACTACAACGTCGCCAAGGCCGGCGTGCTGGCGCTGTCGGAAAGCCTGCTGGTCGAGCTGCGGCAATTGGAAGTGGCGGTGCACGTGGTGTGCCCGTCGTTCTTCCAGACCAACCTGCTCGACTCTTTCCGCGGCCCGAATCCTGCGATGAAGGCCCAGGTCGGCAAGCTGCTGCAAGGCTCGCCGATCAGCGCCGAGCAGATCGCCGATTACATTCACCAACAGGTCGCCGCGGGCGAGTTCCTCATCCTGCCCCATGAAGCCGGACGCGATGCCTGGCAGCTCAAGCGCCAGGCCCCGGAGCGGTTGTATGACGAGATGGCGGAAATGGCGATGAAGATGCGTGGTAAGGCTCAAACACGCTGA
- a CDS encoding carbon storage regulator produces the protein MLVIGREVGERIIIDGNIVIMVVEARDGLVRLGVTAPRDVPVHRSEVYRRIKAGEKRKP, from the coding sequence ATGCTGGTAATCGGACGAGAAGTGGGTGAGCGGATCATCATCGATGGAAACATCGTGATCATGGTGGTGGAGGCACGCGATGGCCTCGTGCGTCTTGGCGTGACTGCGCCGCGGGACGTGCCGGTGCACCGCAGCGAGGTGTACAGGCGCATCAAGGCCGGGGAGAAGCGCAAGCCGTGA
- a CDS encoding YheU family protein, which produces MLIPYDQLQAETLTRLIEDFVTRDGTDNGDDTPLETRVLRVRQALAKGQAFILFDLESQQCQLLAKHDVPRELLD; this is translated from the coding sequence ATGCTGATCCCTTACGACCAACTGCAAGCCGAAACCCTGACCCGCCTGATCGAGGACTTCGTCACCCGCGACGGCACCGACAACGGCGACGACACGCCACTGGAAACCCGCGTGCTGCGGGTTCGCCAGGCGCTGGCCAAGGGTCAGGCGTTCATCCTGTTCGACCTCGAGAGCCAGCAGTGCCAGTTGCTGGCCAAGCACGATGTGCCACGCGAGTTGCTGGATTAG